In Rhodopirellula islandica, a single window of DNA contains:
- a CDS encoding TraR/DksA family transcriptional regulator, protein MSRDETLKKLRVTLLRRRDALRRALEGDLSLLQELHNQKTGDALDAAADTVQDELNSQLVEVESRELLAIEEAIARFEEGRFGECEDCGKPIPLNRLRAIPYAMDCITCRRAAEREGASGVVAPTEWNRIFDTPEVDPAV, encoded by the coding sequence ATGTCTCGCGATGAAACACTGAAAAAGCTTCGGGTCACGTTGCTCCGGCGTCGGGATGCGCTTCGAAGGGCTTTGGAGGGCGATCTCAGCCTGTTGCAGGAACTTCACAATCAGAAAACCGGCGACGCTCTGGATGCCGCCGCGGATACGGTCCAGGACGAACTGAACAGTCAGTTGGTTGAGGTCGAAAGCCGCGAATTGCTAGCAATCGAAGAAGCGATCGCGAGGTTCGAGGAAGGGCGATTTGGTGAGTGTGAAGATTGCGGGAAGCCCATTCCGTTGAACCGTCTCCGAGCCATTCCGTACGCGATGGATTGCATCACTTGCCGTCGCGCGGCGGAGCGAGAGGGGGCTTCTGGGGTGGTTGCGCCGACTGAATGGAATCGCATTTTCGATACACCGGAAGTGGATCCAGCGGTTTGA
- a CDS encoding adenine phosphoribosyltransferase, whose translation MDLRHHVRDIPDYPKPGILFRDITPLLAHPDALNAAVDEMAKPFLDQKIDVVAAAEARGFIFGTPLAMRLNAGFVPIRKPGKLPFDLHSFAYELEYGTDELQIHVDGIKPGQRVLIVDDLLATGGTVEACLRLLEKCDAEIVGCSFLIHLVALGGEARLSPYHIHSVLEYGGDDAEDELSIQNRPPGPSV comes from the coding sequence ATGGATCTGCGTCATCACGTTCGTGACATCCCGGATTATCCCAAGCCCGGCATTCTTTTTCGGGACATCACTCCCCTGCTCGCTCATCCGGATGCGCTCAATGCGGCGGTCGATGAGATGGCGAAGCCTTTTCTCGACCAGAAGATCGACGTGGTCGCGGCCGCCGAAGCTCGAGGATTCATCTTCGGAACGCCCTTGGCGATGCGGCTCAACGCGGGGTTCGTGCCGATCCGAAAACCGGGCAAGCTGCCCTTCGATTTGCACTCCTTTGCGTACGAACTGGAGTACGGCACCGACGAGTTGCAAATTCACGTGGATGGAATCAAACCCGGCCAACGGGTGTTGATTGTGGATGACCTGTTGGCCACCGGGGGAACGGTGGAAGCCTGTTTGCGTCTGCTGGAAAAATGCGACGCTGAAATTGTCGGCTGCTCGTTCTTGATCCATCTGGTCGCCTTGGGAGGCGAAGCTCGTTTGTCGCCGTACCACATTCACAGTGTGTTGGAATACGGTGGCGATGATGCGGAGGATGAACTCAGCATCCAAAACCGGCCGCCCGGACCGAGTGTTTGA